The genome window GAGTGCCAGCTGCACCTCTTCCTCTGTCATGTCCAAGTCAAAGTCCTTTTCCCAGTCCTCGCTGATATCCGTGCTGGAGCCTGAAACAAAAGCAGGGGCGgccttagtgattctggggcctGGAACAAAATCCCAGGATGGGGACCCAGGAGGTCACCCACCCAGGAGCACCCCAAGGAGTGGTCCTCACCCAGAGAAAGGCAGGCAACACCACCACGCTTGCAATCCAGCAAATGCCTGAGCCCTGGACTGCAAGCTGGTAGATGCACAGGTGGGCACAAGTAGCTGTGGCTGGGTACAggttgttgcctcagtcgccacTGATTCAAGCAAGTGTGATCACCTGCTACCATAAGAGGGTGGCCGGCCACAAACAGCTGCTGCAACCCCAGCTCCATAGCAGCCTGTTCTTCCTTTTCCCCCGCTGTGAGGAGGGGCAGGCCTAGGACCCTTTTCAGAGCCTTTTTTGTTGCTAGTTTGCTTATGACCTTCAAGTCAGGCATCAGGCTCTCGGAAGCTGCCTGATAGCGGATTGCCCTGGCTGCTaccaactaaaatggtaaaaggtctagaatccatgccctatgaggagagacttagggagctgggtacgttcagtttggtgaagagaaggttatgaGGTgataggagtaatgggttcaaggtgaaggaaaagagattccacctaaacatcaggaaaaatatcCTGAcggaaagggttgttcaacagtggaatgtgctacctcagagtgtggtggagtctccttcggaggtttttaaagagaggctggatggccacctgttcggagtgctttgattgtgtgttcctacattgcagggagttggacttgataacccttgtggtctcttccatgattctatgatacccTAAACTCCATGGCCCCTGTTACAACTCCAAAGGGCAGAGAGGTAAGTGATGGCGGTACTATGGCAGATGGGCAGTCAGGGGCACTCCAGTGCAGCCCCTCCCCTAACATAGGCCCTGCGGTACTTTCACAGCCCCTGAAAACGAGAGCTGCTCTAGAGGGACTCTCCCGGTCCACCTTCCACTATGCAACACAAAGACCCGTCGCAATACACAACACACAATATTCTCTACTGTCAGAGCTGCATGGATTTTAACACATTTACAACTGCACTGCATAAACATGGAATGTGCATATTCCAGAGTCACGGAGGATGAGCAAACGTTTGTAAACAGACAATATTGCAAAACCCACCCCTACAAAGACAGAAATGCACTCCAGCAGTGTCTGCACTATTTCtgaatcccacctttcttcccgtTATTGGAGGGCGTGGATTTCCCGCTGTCCGAGTTGAGCTCGAAGACTCGCAGGTCTGTGGGCCCATCTTCCCGGGCAGTTTCTATCCTGTTTGCCGGCTTGCTCTCAGGCTGCTCCTTGGGTTTCCCTGGAGAAGGCTTCGCATCCTGCAGGGCTGGAGGGGGTTGCACGGGTTCCTCGGGCTTTGGTGATGAGGCTGGTTCTTCTGCACTCGCCTCCTGAAGCCTCTGAGAGAGGTCTCCTGCCCCAGAGAGCTGGGCTCCAGTCTGTAAAGGGGCGGCAGGCACGGCCAAGGGGTTTGGGATCTGAGTCACCAAGGAGACGCTCTCGCTGCTTTCTGACGGGGTTGCCGCTGTTGGGATGCTCAGCATAGCCCAGCTTTCCACGGATGCCTCCAGGGTCGGAGTGACGCATTCTGTGGAGATGGGGGAAGATGGCTTCATCTCTTGGGAAGACTGCAAGCTGACATGGGATTGGGGAGCCGGTGATGACCCAAGAAATTCCTCTGTggcaagaaggggagggggagaagagcagCCAAAGGGTTTGACTGACAGCACTATCAGGCAGTACACAGTCCATGTAGAAAGCACAGTGGAATGATTAGAAGGGGAAAGCCCTCTttctttcaatccccccccccccccatctgagacAAATGAAAACAGAAGGATGTGCGCTGGACCTAAATCCGAACACAGCAATTGCTGCTCAAGAGATTACCTGGAAAGGTGATTAGTTTTCCCTCTCATCAGCATGATTATATCAAGTCAGGCCTATTATGTATGTCATTTATGAGGTCACAGGGCAAGACAAGCTCCAACATAGTCACTACTAATATATTTTGGTCTCCTGCATCCATAACAAGTATTTATACAGTGctacaatagaagaagaaaaagaagaagagtgtggatttataccccacctttctctcctgtaaggagactcacggtggcttacaagctcctttcctctccccacaacagacaccttgtgaggtaggtggggttgagagaattccgaagaactgtgactagcctaagttaacccagcaggaatgtaggagtgcagaaacacatctggttcaccagataagcctctgccattcaggtggaggagtggggaatcaacccggttctccagattaaaatctacctgttcttaaccactaaaccacactggctctttcctACAATACACGTACTTGAGAAAGCCCATGAAGAAAAGGACAAGGCAACATACTCCAGTATGCCTGGCAGCCTTAGGAACAGCACAATGCTTGCACAGGGTCTCAACTAACTACTGGCCCTGATAACCCATACCATTTTAGTTGGCCAGCAGCCATGCAGTCTTCCATCTCATGGCAATCAGGAACACCCCAGCCAGATGATGCTGTAACAGCTGGTTCCTTCATATTCAACCTTAGCAGATGCAATGAAAGATTTACGCCCAAGTCCAGCCACAGGCTGAGTACTTTCGCACATACCAAACCTAAATTATGACAAATCATTTAGCCCTACTTTCTTACTGAGAATCAATAGTGACCGCAAATTTTTAACACAAAGCAATAAAGACAGTTTGAAACAAAGCTAGTGCCATTATGCAGCTGGGAAACAATTGCAGCTCACttaccctcttcctcctcccagccTGGCTCCTCAAAGTGAACGCTCTGCTCAGCCCGCTGCTTCAGGGCCTCCCTTCGGACTTCCTCctgggtgaaaaaaaaatcctttggctGTCAGAAACTGCTCTAATAGGTCCCCTGCTGACTAGTAAGACAACACATAGCTTCTTAGTGTCACAAGGCTTTATGGTATCTTTGGCCATGCAAGAATGTCTGTTATGGAACAGTACTCAGTGTGAGGACATTTTGGAATGGTGATCCATGAACACAGGCAAGGAGGGGAAGCCAAATCGGAGCTGCACTTCCAGGGATTGCTAAACTAGGCAAACCCAGAACACAGCAGAAGGCATGGAGAACCAAAGGCAGCAGCAATGCCCTGGAGAAAGTGGGGGAAGCTACATTCCTTCAAGAATGGAAATTTGTTTCGCTTTGGCTTTGAGAAGCCTCCTATCATAACAGGAGAGACAGCAAACAAACAGGCCATCTCCTGACTGCCAGGAAGGCACCGTGAGATCCACATGTCAAAAGAAATGAGCTCTATGGCTGTTTTCAAAGCCCCAAACACAAATACTCCCAGTGTCAGGTGAGAGGTTTGCTAGATCACCAAGTGGCATTTTGTTCACTGTGTTACCTGGCAGACTTTTGGGCCACCAGGAACTCTCTCTGTTTAAAAGGGTATTAAGACACGGTCAAGCAAAAACCCAGAATGCTGATCGCCCTTTAGACCTGAAGCCCTGCTTAGCCTCAGCTGCACTGGACATGCAGCCTTCTCTGTCACTGCCATGAGATCACCAACTTGGCAACACTGATTTTTCAGGCAGCTTCTGATGCTTTTGGATGTGCCCTCTCAAGCCTGTTGCAACCTATGCTGGGGGGTAATAAGAATTGTTGCGAGGCTTCCAGAAGCCCAGTCTCCAGAAGCGTAGCTggaccagagtgcgcctggtgcacactctgtgtttttcaACACACACCccggcgccctgccccccccgcccctccttaccttagtgcaggctggagaagcagcctgttcccttcaggctgaaaatggccttgtgagaactacacttctcatgagaccctggggctcgcaaggtctcctatgaagtgtagttcccacctggcctttttcagtctgaagggaacaggctgcttccccAGTCTGCACTGTTTGACAAAGGCAAGTGTGTGGGGAAGgtgccaccgggggggggggggggcgcacgtactgcgggggcgattttccgcctcagttgcgtgcctggtgcaatgcgcacacacaacaccaccacccccggtcccctggtagctctgcctctgccagtCTCTTCAGGGACTCCACTCCATAAGCCTGCAAACTCTGCGGGATGCATACACTTTGTATCTGAAACCACTCAGACCAGATTTGGTATCTACTCACAAGAAAGTTGTGTAAGGCAGGGTGTACGTGAAAGGAAGAAAGATGCAGACAATTACAGTCCTTCCCAGCAcgcagggtctctctctctcaacacaTGGTGAAGAACTGTTCCTTCAAATAACCTTTTGTGCCACATGTAATGATAGCCTACATCAGAGCACATCCACATGCACACCAGCTTTTGCCCCAGGGGAGCTCTGCAGTCTTACCTGCTCCAACTGATGGACTTTATAGAAGTAGCGCTGCCAGAACTCTGAGTGGGACACAGCTACCGGGACCTGGGATCATTGGATAGAAACAGAGGAACAATTACAAAGTGAGGACTTAATTGATACAGCTTGCCTTAAACTCAGTCATGCATGGAAGATCTCCTGCACCATCTCAAGCTAACTGTAACCACAGAAGTCTAGGCTTAAAGAACAAACCTGTGCTGGGCCACCTTACCATTTTGGTGTAGAGCGAGCGGATGGATGGGCTGCTCCCCAAGAGTTCTGagatctcctttttcttctcttctaggtTGAAGCATGACAGCCAGGCCTCAAAGAGTTCAGAAGGTCCTGCAATGATGGAACCAAGATGGTCAAACCAGAGATGCAAGTAACTGATGCACACTCAAAAGAGCAAAGGTGTAGGAGGAGACACTCTATGACACAACTGTAGGCATCTACCTAAGAGTCCAAAATGCCCTGCATCATAGTCTATTACTCCACCCAAAAGAACCAGAAGCACCAGGAAACTGCATTCTTTCTATCACAGAAACAGTAGCGTGATTCCAGCCAGAGAAGCAGTGGCAGGAGGGAGCTGGTTTCCCTGCTCCAATagctagttattattattattattatttattgggtttatagaccagTTGTTCTTGGCAAACAAGAGTGCTCCAGCCTACATCATCGGCCAGTAAGTCATAGGCCACAGGACAGTTGTGCCATCTCTCTCCAAACAGGGGCAGAAGCCCAACTGGATATAAATGCAGTGGGTCAAATAGATCACTCTCTTCCATTCCCCTCACTCTCCTTTCCTCAtgtattttgcttttaattgCAAGCAAGGCTGGTGTCTCCACTCATGGGCGCTGCTCTGACAGACAATCACctggaaaagcaggataaaaatgtggccAGTAGCAGTGCTTTTTGACTGACAATGGGGAGAAAGGATATGTGCACTTACTGTCTGTGTCATGGAAGTTTGTTCCCAGTGAGGATGAAAGTTGGCCTCTTTATCCCGCACATTTCTCCCCAgctgggacccaaagcaacttacatcattctccccttccatttatccttgcaacaaccctgtggagtGGATAAGGCTCAGTGTGTGcaactggcccatggtcactcagcaagcttccatggcgaaGTAAAGGTTTaatcctgggtctcccagatcctggtctggcACTTTGCTGTCtcagcaaataaaacaaagtcTGTCTGCTTTGACTGGATGACCAGTCCTTTGGAAAAGCCTTGCTGGTCCAGAATGATGTCCCTTCACTTGACGGTTGCCATCATTCAATTTTAAACCCCAAGGAGGAAACTGTGGACCCCAGAAAAGCAGGGAGCTGTATCAGTGAAGCTGTTCTGCTGCCTGCCTCTTCCCTCTAGATTTTGGTAAATATGGAAAGTCTACAGACCAGAGTTTGCATGGGCAGTTACAGACTAACCACACATACACGTGCTATGCTCACTGGCATGGCATGCAAAATGGCAAAGCGGGGACGAGCACAACTTTATGTGGACTTCCACCTGCCTACTCAGACAGCCCAAGAAGCAGGCAGGGGGAGTTCATGTTTTTGGGCATAGCCTGTTCTTCTCAACGCCTTTGTAAATGGTTGCAAAACATACAATTCCCTCTATTCCTCTGCCCTCCTGCCACCAACTGAGCCACACAGAGAAAACCCAGATAGCCAGGCCTGTCCTGCATGATCTGGGGCAGCTGCCTACACTGCCCCTTCTGGCCTAAAAAGGGAGACATTCACGTACAGCCATCCACAATTGAAAAACGGAGCAAGAGCTCATCCTGGTTGCCTGTGACAGCCTCAGACAGctcagacaggaaggaaggatagCTTTGTAACACTTTTCCCAGTTGGACAAACAGCCCTAGAGtagtgtggggagggaagaagataTGGGTGGTGCAAACCTGGCTCTCACTAGAGACAACTGCTCTAGAATCCTCATTTATGTGAAAATTTCTTGCCCAGGCACTAGGCACACTTCATGGCCAAGCAGGAATTTGAGCCTGGGACCTCCCAACAGAACTCCATGTCCCACCCGCTACGCCAATCATTCAGTTACAGTCATGGACCAGCAGCCTTGTTTCCCACATACTTTGACTTCACTATACAGTTCTCTTAGGCTAAGAAGCTTCCTTTCTCTTTATTTCAGAATTCTTGTCAGTCCATCCTAGGCTTGGGTATATGAAGGCAAATGGCATGCCCTTTGCTGCTATTCAGTGGGTGCCTGGCCTGTTTTCCAGACAGCTCTCACACCATGCATCTCCCTTGCTCCAATTTTCTCACATCAGACGAGCCCCCGATTTACCATCTGGTTCGTTGCAATAGGTGGCTGGATCAGACTGAAGACTGTACAGCCGGGCCTGGAAGAGAACAGACAGGGAGATTAGTATAAACTAAAGAGACCACTGTTCTGTGTACATAAATTCCCATAGTGCAGGCAAaagcagatgggggtgggggttgaagcAGTACCTTGGCACTGTCATACAACTCAGTGGTCCCAGAGGGGGTTGCCATCAGAGTTATGACATCACAGTCGATAGTCTTGTCTGGCGAAGGGGCAAAAGTGTCCGAGATTACGCCCAGGAAGTTGGAGAGACCTTTCCTCACTTTCTCTGTTGTGCCTGAAGAGCCCTCCGTCTTCTCAAAGACAAAAGAAGGGACAGGGATGGGGATTAAAGCAGAGGAACCAAAGATAGTGCTAACTTTCCAAGGCCATCATGTTTGGGCCTTGATGTACCACAGTAATACAGAGAACAGTCAAGCATCGAGGTGAGGGGATCTCAGTCATACAATAATCATTCCCAGCACCTCccaacctctccccctcccacccttgctCTGTCGCTCTCAGGGCCCACTCACAGCCAGCTTCTCTTTGACCACGCTGGCAGTGGCTGCAATGGTGCAGGCAGTGTCATGCTGGACCACCTGGCCAAACTCAGTCAAGTCCCGTTTCATGAACTCCAAGGCCTCTGTGGACTGCAGAAGAAACAGAGAGCAGGACAGACTCAGTGTAGTGCTGAGCACACCCACAGTGACTGCAAAAGTCATTTAAAATGGAAGCCAGAAACCTCTTAGTAAGGCAAGGGAGTGATCTTCAACAGAACAAACACTGCTAAGTCTAGAAGCACTATCCCTTTTGACAATTTCACTGCAGCTTTAGGCTCTTCAGATCATCTGATCTTTCGTCTTGGGAAGAGGTGGGCGAAAGACTCAGCAGCCCTAACTGGCTGCCCCAGGACAGTCCCAAGAGTGTGAGAGACACAGAATGTCCTTCTCTGCCCAGGAAGAAAAACTAGGCAAATTCCTTGACTCCAGCAAGGATACTTTATTCCTCTCTTCAATCTTTCCCTATAATGTTAAGTAGCATGAGCTGAGCAGCTGGCCAGGAACAGAATGGGAGGAGTGATAAAATCTTGCAATCCGTTACAGGTAGGTGACCCATCAGCCTTTAGATTGTGAAGACTCACCAGAAAGCACCCACAGCCTGCTAAAGCAGCTCACTATTGTCTACATAATCACCTGGCATAACAAGCTGTTATTATTCCCATTTTAATAGCTAAGGAAGTGAGACATAGAAAtaagtgacttgcccaaggccattCCGCAATTTGTAACCAAGCAGGAATCAGAAGTTGCATCTCAGTACTCCAAGTCAAACCACCTTGGCTCGAAAGCCACATTGAAGGCCAAGCTACATGTTATATTTAACACGTGATTGCCACAGGGACTTGAAGCCAAATGCATCTGTGCGTTCCCCATGGCAACAAATTTAGAAGCACTGCAGGGGGCCGATTTGTGTTGGGATTACAGCACAGGTAGATGAGGAACTCTACCTTGAAACAATCCTGGGGGGAGTTATTTGCTGTGTCAAGGGATGTATGTGTACTGAACACAGGTTGAACAACACTTCTCTGTGGGGCctttcaggttaggaaaatagTGTGAGAGAGTATCTTGCTCTCCTCACACTGTAGATCAGAACTGGGCCCCTACCAGCACCCTGAAGTGAGTTTCAAGTCCCTGTAGTAACCACGTATTAAACACATAATATGACCTTGAGGCTTAAGTGTGATGTTGGCTGAGGCAAACGCTGCCTCTAACCAGGCAGTTTATTTAAACTGGACTGCTCCCTGTGCATAGCAGTCATGCCTTCTTCTGACTGGAAGAAGGTAGAAGagagcatacacacacacaggaatcTATGGGGGTGGGGTAAGGTGAGTCAGTCAGTAGCAAACCAATTTCAGGAGTGTGCATATCTTTACTCTCCTGCAAGCCTACAAATGTTGACGCTCACACAAAGTAGCCGACTGACCAACCTAATTCccaaacaggaaaacagaggCTCAAAAGGATTATTTACAACCTCAATTTGAAGAAATAAGTGAAGCAAGTGAAAGCATACACCCCCAACTTGAGAAGCACTTAATGAAACATTCCCACTTTGGAAGCTGCTCAGTCATGCCTCACAAAAGACCATACAATTTGACAGGTACAGGCTACATCTTTCTGACAACATTCACATTCATCCATACCCCCGTTTGACAAAAAAACAGATTGTACCTACCTTCTCTTTGACAGTCTGAATGCTTTGCTGTAACCAGCTCCTCCACCAGCCTCCATCTTCCCTGTTACAGgacaaacacatgaagctgaaaGTGGGAATTTTACAACATAAACTCATGCCAAGGAATGCTTTGTGAACACCAGTTTATTCTCAACAACCCTATAACCATCAACTCTGCTTCAGAACAAAATTTCTTTTTAACACAACATCCTTTTCTGAAAGCTAGACGAATACTTCACATTCCCAGGCATTAGGTTCACATGTTTCAGAAGAGTCCATGAGACATTGTTATGTGTAATTACACCAAATGGCTAACTGGGGCCCTCCTTTCCCTGAGGATATTTTTGTGGTTGCTTCTCTTTCAGCAACATTTTCCAAGATCGCCATTTagatggaaacttttttttaaagtaacttaAAATTCTAGGGCCTAATTTTAGTCTAAGTGATTATTACATTCTGTTAGTAGCGAATGGGTCAAAACTGAGCACTAGTCATGAATAGACTGTGGATAATCACCAGAAGTGACCTGTGTGTCAAAATAAGAGAAGCAGTGACTTGTATAAAGGATATTACTGGGGCTGAAGCCATAAATTAAAGCTACAAACAAAGCTACTGCATATTTACAACTACTCCCTTAAAAAAAGATGCCTGAACGACAGAACAGATTACTACAAGTGCTCATGGCCCACAAgaacacatgaaattgccttGTACTGAACCAGAGTTTTGGTCCATCAAGATAAATATTGTCAAGGCAGATTGGCAGCCactttccagggtttcaggcagaagtctttcacatcatctcctaCCAAACTCTTAACTGAAGGTACCAATCCCTGACTCTGGGAGTTGAACACCAAGTGGatggtctaccactgagccatggcctctccTCTCCCAAACAATTCAAATTAGAGGCAATGATGCTCTATATTTAAATCATATAATTTTAACCTGGGTGAGAGAAAAAGAATGCAGTTCTGTTGAATTATTCTTTCCTCTCAAAAGGCATTTCTAAAGAATCCTTCTGAATTCTTCATGCTTGATTGAAAAATATAATTTTGCACCCAAACAAATGATTGTCACTGAACCGTGGAACACCTGTCAATGTACAAAACTGCTTCATAGGCTAACAGAAAAGCACCTCAAGGAAGCTCGGTTTAGCAATCAAGCTCTTTGGGAAGCCTGTTTATCCCCCTCTCCCTATACCTCTGCCAACTGCAAATAACGCAAAACACAGCAGTGCTTACTCACCCATCCACTGACAACGAACTTGAACCCAAGgccccttcccttctttccatCCCCCAGCCCATCTCTCACTTCTTACGTCCAACCCAAGCATTCAGAGCCCGCCCAACGTACAGTGTACCCCCCAAAGACCCGCCCCAGAGGCAAGATCTCCCCCTCATCTTTCCCCTACGGTCGAAGCTTCACAGAGGGAGCGGAGGAAACCAACTATGCTGCCTTCGAGGAGAAGCCCAGAGTCCCTCTGTACATGCTCAGGGGCACTCAATTCCGCCGGGATGCTTCGGGCAGCCTCTCTtcctctccgccccacccacttctcCCCCGATCCCCCCCAAGTAGTGGCACCGCCCCCAGCGCTCCGTCTGTTTCTTACCCTTCCGCCATCTTGGTCTCCTGACGTCACCACTATTTACTGACCTTTGACCTGCCACAAGACGCCCCGCCCCTTAAGGCCGTAACCGCTGTTTCCGGCATTTCCCGCACTTGTATCAAGAGGTTCCGGGCTCAGTGTAATCGTCAATCTACTTCCGGTTCTCTATCGAACCTGCAAACCAACTTTATTTCTATCGTGCCCTACTAGAGATCCAGCAGCTGCCCCGAATTTATAACGCTCTGTGCCTTTTTCGTTTGGGTATTATGTTTTTGCTTTGTACTCTTAGATTATTGCAATTTAACAAAACGCGGAAATAATGACTGAATAACATTTCATCTTGGGCCTCTATAGATAGAGATCGACGGGAGCTGCGTAGGTCCAAATGCAGTAAATGCCTTTTATTAAAACCAGATAAAAGCGCTTTACTGCAaggctttttttggcttttgatTTTGCTTTGCATCTATTTGCAGCCTCGGTCTGGTTTGGATTACAGATACGTGCTTTGAGTTAGCGAAGAGAGCtagaggaaaaaaatctgctagGGGAAAATAACCTAGGCGAGATCGGATTTATACACAGCTAGGGAATATGCCTCATCTGGGCTTCCATTGTGTCTTGACCGAGAAGTCTGAGAGTTTAGACTTGCGGCTATTGTGTATATTTTCAGTTTGGATATTCCATTTTCCTTATTCTTTTTCGTGCAGCGTGCTACATGGTATAATACATCAGGTGTGAATGTTAACTTCATGCACTTGATGAAGTGAATTCTGACTTAAAACCTTGCGGCGGAATTTATTGTTGATATTAATATTGTTATTAGTTTTTTTTTTGATGCTACTGGGCTCCTGTTGAATTTTACACAGCACTACCTATTCAAACCTGGCTGGCAAAGCACCAAAAATGCTGGCAAAAGATTTTACTTGGAAAAGCTCCTTTCTCGCTTCAACACGCAACTTGATGAAGAGCACCGCAGAATCTGAATGCTTGTATAGTGCTTTGTGTTCCTTTGGTTGGTCCTAATGAAATGCCATGACTTCCCTTTTGGTTTTTGTATTTCCCTTTTGCTCAGAAGGTTGATGATTATGACAAGAACAGAGGGCCAAAAGCGTTTGCAcaaaaaatgttcagaattttTTCTCACTTTTACCTGGCACTGGAAGGCAATTAGTCTTTCCTCTCTGCAAACTACAGGTATTATAGTGGACAAGGAAAGCAGGTGACAgttgtggccaggagtgccttctGGCAGCTTTGACTGGTTAACCAGTCGCAATCTTTTGATTTTgctttttgggaccagtgctctttaacttattcataaatgacctggaagtaggggtgggtagcgtggtggccaagtttgcagatgataccaaattatgtatggtggtgagaaccacaaaggattgcgaagagctccaagcggaccttgataaattaggtgagtgggctcagaaatggcaaatgcagttcagtgtagcaaaatgtaaagtgatgcacataggggcaaaaaatccaaacttcacatacacgctacaggggtcagtgctatcagtcacagaccaggaaagggatttaggcgtcttagttgatagttccatgggaatgtcaactcaatgcatggcagctgtgaaaaaggcaaactctatgctggggatcattagaaaacgaattgataataaaaccgcaaagattgtcatgcccttatataaagcagtggtgcgaccgcacttggagtactgtgtccagttctggtcgccgcatctcaaaaaggatattgaggagatagaaaaagtgcagagaagggcaacaatgatgattgagggactggagcaccttccctatgaggagaggctgcagtgtttgggactctttagtttggagaggaggcggctgaggggggatatgattgaagtctataaaattatgcatggggtagaaaatgttgacagagagaaatttttctctctttctcacaatactagaaccaggggacattcattgaaaatgctggggggaagaattaggactaataaaaggaaacacttcttcacacaacgtgtgattggtgtttggaatatgctgccacaggaggtggtgatggcttgaacagatttatggaggagaagttgatctatggctaccaatcttgatcctccttgatctcagattgcaaatgccttagcagaccaggtgctcaggagcagcagcagcagaaggcctttgctttcacatcctgcacgtgagctctcaaaggcacctggtgggccactgtgagtagcagagagctggactagatggactctggtctgatccagctggctagttcttatgttctttctggAGCAGTCAAGCTCTAGCctctgtggtgcatgccctggttaaATCTTGATTAGGGCTGTACTTAAAAAGTGTTTGTATGCTTCAagtggtgcagaatgctgcagccagggtaCTGACTGCAGTGGGTCATAGGGCTTATATTACTGCAGTCTTGACCCAACTGGTTCCCAGTTTGTTTTCagacacaattcaaggtgctcatgctgatctttaaagccctacatggtttGGCACCAGCCTAACTGAAGAACCACCTACTGCATTGTGAACCTGTCCAACCACTACAGTCATCTTCCAAGGCCCTGCTGCGGTTGCATCTGCATTCTAAGATTAGATGAGTTATAACTTGGGAGAGAGTCTTCTTGGTCATAGCACCAAAACCATGGAACACCCCCCAGAGAGACTTGACTAtcctctgttgccatcttccaccaataggcaaagccttttttgttttatttggcattccctcagcgaTCCTGCCTTCCTGCTGTATGTTTAATAGCGGttaatatttttgtatgtgtatattAGCTTGGTTTTAATCATTTTCAT of Sphaerodactylus townsendi isolate TG3544 linkage group LG06, MPM_Stown_v2.3, whole genome shotgun sequence contains these proteins:
- the BSDC1 gene encoding BSD domain-containing protein 1 isoform X4, with product MAEGEDGGWWRSWLQQSIQTVKEKSTEALEFMKRDLTEFGQVVQHDTACTIAATASVVKEKLATEGSSGTTEKVRKGLSNFLGVISDTFAPSPDKTIDCDVITLMATPSGTTELYDSAKARLYSLQSDPATYCNEPDGPSELFEAWLSCFNLEEKKKEISELLGSSPSIRSLYTKMVPVAVSHSEFWQRYFYKVHQLEQEEVRREALKQRAEQSVHFEEPGWEEEEEEFLGSSPAPQSHVSLQSSQEMKPSSPISTECVTPTLEASVESWAMLSIPTAATPSESSESVSLVTQIPNPLAVPAAPLQTGAQLSGAGDLSQRLQEASAEEPASSPKPEEPVQPPPALQDAKPSPGKPKEQPESKPANRIETAREDGPTDLRVFELNSDSGKSTPSNNGKKGSSTDISEDWEKDFDLDMTEEEVQLALSKVDVSEELEDEEWENWE
- the BSDC1 gene encoding BSD domain-containing protein 1 isoform X2; this encodes MGWGMERREGALGSSSLSVDGEDGGWWRSWLQQSIQTVKEKSTEALEFMKRDLTEFGQVVQHDTACTIAATASVVKEKLATEGSSGTTEKVRKGLSNFLGVISDTFAPSPDKTIDCDVITLMATPSGTTELYDSAKARLYSLQSDPATYCNEPDGPSELFEAWLSCFNLEEKKKEISELLGSSPSIRSLYTKMVPVAVSHSEFWQRYFYKVHQLEQEEVRREALKQRAEQSVHFEEPGWEEEEEEFLGSSPAPQSHVSLQSSQEMKPSSPISTECVTPTLEASVESWAMLSIPTAATPSESSESVSLVTQIPNPLAVPAAPLQTGAQLSGAGDLSQRLQEASAEEPASSPKPEEPVQPPPALQDAKPSPGKPKEQPESKPANRIETAREDGPTDLRVFELNSDSGKSTPSNNGKKGSSTDISEDWEKDFDLDMTEEEVQLALSKVDVSEELEDEEWENWE